From Flavobacterium sp. 102, a single genomic window includes:
- a CDS encoding beta-ketoacyl synthase, which translates to MNKRVVITGLGIVAPNGVGLPAFTHAIQNGISGISHDTELERLQFSCQIAGKPVISTELSLRYFTELELRNFNSSGILYGVIAGIDAWKDAGLSMEINDEPDWDSGTIFGTGTSGIDKFRESIYKIDELQTRRLGSTAVAQTMNSGVSAYIGGKLGLGNQVTTNSSACTTGTESILMAYDRIKLGQAKRILAGSTSDSGPYIWGGFDAMKVCTFKHNDTPEKGSRPMSATASGFVPGSGAGALVLEDLESALERGAKIYAEVLGGNINSGGQRGGGTMTAPNATAVKRCITEALKNANVDPIEIDTINGHLTATAKDGLEIQNWSEALHLNGDNFPYINSLKSMVGHCLSASGSLESVASVLQLHHGFIFPNINCEDLHPEITAIIGESRIPQQLIKKELNIVAKASFGFGDVNACVLFKKYHYD; encoded by the coding sequence ATGAACAAAAGAGTTGTTATAACAGGCCTGGGAATTGTCGCTCCAAACGGAGTCGGACTTCCTGCGTTTACCCATGCGATTCAAAACGGCATTTCGGGAATTAGCCATGACACTGAATTGGAACGATTGCAATTCTCTTGTCAAATAGCCGGAAAACCTGTGATATCAACCGAACTATCCTTACGATATTTCACCGAATTGGAATTGCGCAATTTCAATTCGTCCGGGATTTTATACGGTGTAATTGCCGGAATAGACGCATGGAAAGACGCCGGTTTGTCAATGGAAATTAATGACGAACCCGATTGGGATAGCGGAACTATTTTCGGCACCGGAACTTCGGGGATTGACAAATTTCGCGAAAGCATTTATAAGATTGATGAATTGCAAACCCGAAGATTAGGCAGTACCGCCGTGGCGCAAACCATGAACAGCGGTGTCAGTGCTTATATCGGCGGAAAGTTAGGTTTAGGAAACCAAGTCACGACGAATTCTTCCGCCTGTACAACCGGAACCGAAAGTATTTTGATGGCGTATGATCGAATCAAGTTGGGACAAGCCAAACGCATTTTGGCAGGAAGTACCAGCGATTCCGGACCTTATATTTGGGGTGGATTTGACGCCATGAAAGTTTGTACCTTTAAACACAACGACACTCCTGAAAAAGGTTCCAGACCAATGTCAGCTACAGCTTCAGGATTTGTTCCGGGAAGCGGCGCCGGTGCTTTGGTTTTAGAAGATTTAGAAAGTGCTTTAGAACGCGGTGCCAAGATTTATGCGGAAGTTTTAGGTGGCAACATCAATTCCGGTGGACAACGTGGTGGCGGAACGATGACAGCACCAAATGCCACAGCGGTGAAAAGATGTATTACCGAGGCGTTGAAAAATGCGAATGTAGACCCAATTGAGATTGACACGATTAACGGTCATTTGACAGCAACGGCTAAAGATGGTTTGGAAATCCAAAATTGGAGTGAAGCTTTGCATTTAAACGGAGATAATTTTCCGTATATCAATTCGTTGAAATCGATGGTTGGCCATTGTTTGTCGGCTTCCGGCAGTTTGGAAAGTGTGGCTTCGGTGTTGCAATTGCACCACGGTTTTATATTTCCGAACATCAATTGCGAAGATTTACATCCTGAGATTACGGCCATTATTGGCGAAAGCCGAATTCCACAGCAACTCATTAAAAAAGAATTAAATATAGTAGCCAAAGCGAGTTTTGGTTTTGGTGATGTAAACGCCTGCGTACTATTTAAAAAATACCACTATGACTAA
- a CDS encoding flotillin family protein — protein sequence MSQIIIIVVLVVVLFVTITTLISRYKRCPSDKILVIYGKTGGTSAKCVHGGGAFIWPVIQDYAFLDLKPISIEANLTNALSRQNIRVDVPCRFTIAISTETDSMNTAAERLLGLAQEQIQELAKDILFGQLRLVIATMTIEEINSDRDKFLDNISKNVDSELKKIGLKLINVNVTDIKDESGYIEALGKEAAAKAINEAKISVAEQEKIGETGKALADREKDVQIAETHRDRDVKIAITNKDREVSIASAFKDESIGKAEAERDTRVATSEANAIAIQGENEAKIAIAQSEAARREKEAEALRIALASEKVQQAKALEESYLAEQKAEDARADRERATQNANIVIPAEIAKQKAIIDAQAEAERIREQAKGEADAIFAKMEAEAKGLYEILTKQAEGYKEVVSAAGGDPTKAFQLLLIEKLPELVKTQVEAVKNIKIDKITVWDSGNNSDNGNGSTANFVSGMMKTVPPLNDLFNMAGLNLPTYLKGEDTVEEVKSEIVEEKPNNTEKKEK from the coding sequence ATGTCACAAATCATTATCATTGTTGTCTTAGTTGTAGTGCTTTTTGTAACCATTACAACCTTAATTTCTCGTTACAAACGTTGTCCTTCCGACAAAATATTAGTCATCTACGGAAAAACAGGCGGTACTTCTGCCAAGTGTGTTCACGGTGGTGGTGCTTTCATTTGGCCGGTGATTCAGGATTACGCTTTCTTGGATTTAAAACCGATTTCTATTGAAGCCAATTTGACCAATGCGCTGTCAAGACAAAACATTCGTGTTGACGTTCCGTGTCGATTTACCATTGCCATTTCAACTGAAACCGACAGTATGAATACCGCAGCGGAACGTTTATTAGGATTAGCACAGGAGCAAATTCAGGAATTAGCCAAAGATATCCTTTTTGGTCAATTGCGTTTGGTGATTGCTACCATGACCATTGAAGAAATCAACTCTGACCGTGATAAGTTCTTAGATAATATTTCTAAAAACGTCGATTCTGAATTGAAAAAAATCGGTTTGAAATTGATTAACGTAAACGTTACCGACATCAAAGATGAATCTGGTTATATCGAAGCTTTGGGTAAAGAAGCGGCTGCAAAAGCGATTAACGAAGCTAAAATTTCGGTTGCCGAGCAAGAAAAAATCGGGGAAACCGGTAAAGCCTTGGCAGATCGTGAAAAAGACGTTCAAATAGCCGAAACCCACAGAGATCGTGACGTTAAAATTGCGATTACCAATAAAGACCGTGAAGTTAGTATTGCGTCTGCTTTTAAAGATGAAAGTATCGGTAAGGCTGAAGCCGAAAGAGATACGCGTGTAGCGACTTCAGAAGCCAATGCTATTGCGATTCAAGGAGAAAACGAAGCCAAAATTGCCATTGCACAATCGGAAGCCGCGCGTCGTGAAAAAGAAGCTGAAGCGTTGCGTATCGCCTTAGCCTCAGAAAAAGTACAACAAGCGAAAGCGTTAGAAGAATCTTATTTGGCCGAACAAAAAGCAGAAGATGCACGTGCCGACAGAGAACGCGCTACTCAAAATGCCAACATCGTAATTCCGGCCGAAATTGCCAAGCAAAAAGCCATCATTGATGCTCAGGCAGAAGCTGAAAGAATTCGTGAACAAGCCAAAGGTGAAGCAGATGCCATTTTTGCCAAAATGGAAGCCGAAGCCAAAGGTTTATACGAAATCTTAACCAAGCAAGCTGAAGGTTACAAAGAAGTGGTTAGCGCCGCAGGTGGTGATCCGACAAAAGCCTTCCAATTATTGTTGATTGAGAAATTACCTGAGTTGGTTAAAACCCAAGTGGAAGCGGTTAAAAATATCAAAATTGATAAAATTACCGTTTGGGATTCGGGCAACAACAGCGATAACGGAAACGGTTCTACCGCCAATTTTGTTTCGGGTATGATGAAAACCGTACCGCCATTGAATGACTTATTCAACATGGCCGGATTAAATCTTCCAACCTATTTAAAAGGCGAAGACACGGTTGAAGAAGTAAAATCAGAAATTGTTGAGGAAAAACCAAACAATACCGAAAAAAAAGAAAAATAA
- a CDS encoding acyl carrier protein, with protein sequence MTKEDIIERLKTIVKPFVNNQEAFENLTEETDFITDLQINSANLVDIVLDVEDAFGIDIDNLAMEKMISIKATIEIIETKLAEK encoded by the coding sequence ATGACTAAAGAAGACATAATCGAAAGATTAAAGACTATTGTAAAGCCTTTTGTAAACAATCAGGAAGCGTTTGAGAATCTCACTGAAGAAACTGATTTTATTACCGATTTGCAGATTAATTCAGCGAATTTGGTCGATATCGTTTTGGATGTCGAAGACGCTTTCGGAATTGACATTGACAATTTGGCGATGGAGAAAATGATTAGCATTAAAGCGACGATAGAAATCATTGAGACTAAATTGGCAGAGAAATGA
- a CDS encoding NfeD family protein gives MNFLENYDPLLRAFWYIALPVSLFFVLQTVMTFMGVGGEDIETELESEGHHSTDTPFELFTLRNLINFLLGFSWSGISFYDSITNKTILVVVAFLVGVVFVALFFFTIKQMMRLNENNSFSLAKTINQTGTVYLTIPEKKSGKGKIQISINGSFHELDALTENDRIETGTMVKVIKIENNAVLIVEKI, from the coding sequence ATGAACTTTTTAGAAAACTACGACCCTTTACTTAGAGCGTTTTGGTACATTGCACTTCCGGTTAGTTTGTTTTTTGTATTGCAGACCGTAATGACCTTTATGGGCGTTGGCGGTGAAGATATAGAAACCGAATTAGAATCCGAAGGTCATCATAGTACTGACACACCTTTCGAATTATTTACCCTTAGAAATCTGATTAATTTCCTTTTAGGATTTAGCTGGAGTGGTATTTCCTTTTACGATTCCATTACCAACAAAACCATTTTAGTTGTAGTGGCTTTTTTAGTCGGGGTTGTTTTCGTAGCCTTGTTCTTTTTTACCATCAAGCAAATGATGCGTTTGAATGAAAACAATTCCTTCTCTTTAGCCAAAACCATCAACCAAACCGGAACAGTTTATTTAACCATTCCTGAAAAAAAATCGGGCAAAGGTAAAATCCAAATCAGTATCAACGGTTCTTTTCACGAACTCGATGCCTTAACCGAAAATGACCGTATCGAAACCGGAACGATGGTTAAAGTCATCAAAATAGAAAATAATGCAGTTCTAATTGTAGAAAAAATCTAA
- a CDS encoding 4'-phosphopantetheinyl transferase superfamily protein, protein MIGNDIVDLAKAKKESNWQRKGFLDKIFTGNEQELILTSNNPEQIVWNLWSRKEAAYKIYNRQTGERFFNPKRFVCEEDEVILGTHHYYTQTQITPDFIYTIAVTSKDRFMAIQHLESREAIQKKNGIPNWFDLAEGKFHPASITHHGRFARIVYLEAEKKSLAFYKNFSSIDSIFL, encoded by the coding sequence ATGATAGGGAATGACATTGTAGATTTGGCGAAAGCCAAAAAAGAAAGCAATTGGCAGCGAAAAGGTTTTTTGGACAAGATCTTTACTGGGAATGAACAAGAACTTATCTTAACTTCCAATAATCCCGAACAGATAGTTTGGAATTTGTGGAGTAGGAAAGAAGCGGCTTATAAAATCTACAATCGTCAAACCGGAGAACGCTTTTTTAATCCGAAAAGGTTTGTTTGTGAAGAGGATGAAGTAATTTTAGGAACCCATCATTATTACACACAAACGCAAATCACGCCCGATTTTATTTATACTATCGCCGTTACTTCAAAAGATAGATTTATGGCTATTCAACATTTGGAAAGTCGAGAGGCGATTCAAAAGAAAAACGGGATTCCCAATTGGTTTGATTTGGCCGAAGGCAAGTTTCATCCGGCATCAATTACGCACCACGGAAGATTTGCACGCATAGTTTATTTGGAAGCTGAAAAAAAAAGTTTAGCTTTTTATAAAAATTTCAGCAGTATAGATTCCATTTTTTTGTAG
- a CDS encoding 3-hydroxyacyl-ACP dehydratase FabZ family protein — translation MTKEEIIISLPYSKPFLFVDEIIHIDENGVEGSYIFDEHLDFYKGHFKDHPVTPGVILTEAMAQIGVVCLGIYLLNNEFTKNSVIALTSSQIEFLKPVYPKEKVIVISEKMYFRFGKLKCQVKMLNEAEETVCQGTIAGIIKT, via the coding sequence ATGACCAAAGAAGAAATCATAATCAGCTTGCCTTATTCCAAACCGTTTTTGTTTGTGGATGAAATTATCCATATCGATGAAAACGGAGTAGAAGGCAGTTATATATTTGATGAGCATTTAGATTTTTATAAAGGACATTTCAAAGACCATCCGGTGACGCCGGGTGTGATTTTAACCGAAGCCATGGCGCAAATAGGCGTAGTGTGTCTGGGGATTTATTTGCTAAATAATGAATTTACTAAAAATAGTGTAATCGCTTTAACCTCAAGTCAAATAGAATTTTTAAAACCGGTTTATCCCAAAGAAAAAGTAATTGTGATTTCCGAGAAAATGTATTTCCGTTTTGGTAAGTTAAAGTGTCAAGTAAAGATGTTAAATGAAGCTGAAGAAACAGTTTGCCAAGGTACCATTGCCGGAATAATCAAAACATAA
- a CDS encoding SGNH/GDSL hydrolase family protein encodes MKSLLKVLFLLTLIVNTTNAISQNDYNNDWANLKKYEMENKSVIPAKNSVVFMGDSITEFWKTTSPNFFTSHPFIDRGISSQTTSQMLLRFQQDVISLKPSTVVILAGINDIAENTGPITLEAVFENIESMAELAKTNKIKVVLCSVLPANHFYWNPKIEPADKVVALNKMIKDYAQKNKIPFVDYYSAMVDDKKGLQKKYGEDGVHPNVTGYKKMESILLKFL; translated from the coding sequence ATGAAATCGCTTCTTAAGGTTCTATTTTTACTAACGTTGATTGTCAATACGACCAATGCAATAAGCCAAAACGATTACAATAACGATTGGGCTAACTTAAAAAAGTATGAAATGGAGAATAAATCGGTTATACCTGCCAAAAATTCGGTGGTTTTTATGGGTGATTCCATTACTGAATTCTGGAAAACCACCAGTCCAAATTTCTTTACTTCTCATCCTTTTATAGATCGAGGCATCAGCAGCCAAACCACTTCACAAATGCTGCTTCGATTTCAGCAAGATGTTATCAGTTTAAAACCTTCGACCGTAGTAATATTGGCCGGAATCAATGACATAGCAGAAAATACCGGTCCGATAACCCTTGAAGCTGTTTTTGAGAATATAGAATCAATGGCTGAATTGGCTAAAACCAATAAAATAAAAGTTGTATTATGTTCGGTTTTGCCTGCTAATCATTTTTATTGGAACCCAAAAATTGAACCTGCCGATAAAGTCGTAGCCTTAAATAAAATGATTAAGGATTATGCCCAAAAAAACAAAATTCCTTTTGTCGATTATTATTCGGCAATGGTTGATGATAAAAAAGGATTGCAGAAAAAATACGGTGAAGACGGAGTACATCCCAATGTAACCGGCTACAAAAAAATGGAATCTATACTGCTGAAATTTTTATAA